A section of the Citrus sinensis cultivar Valencia sweet orange chromosome 8, DVS_A1.0, whole genome shotgun sequence genome encodes:
- the LOC102611098 gene encoding probable leucine-rich repeat receptor-like protein kinase At1g35710 isoform X1 — translation MVLPNLRNNLVIFSLVFLILFCVLNFPQIVSSYYMEEAHALLRWKTSLQNHNNGSPLSSWTFNNVTKIGSCAWVGIHCNHGGRVNSINLTSIGLKGTLHDFSFSSFPHLAYLDLWSNQLFGNIPPQIGNISKLKYLDLSSNLFSGAIPPQIGHLSYLKTLHLFKNQLSGSIPLEVGGLSSLNNLALYSNYLEDIIPHSLGNLTNLVTLCLYNNLLSGSIPSEIGNLKYLLDLNLYNNELNGSIPQSLGNLSNLAMLNLSSNSLFGSIPSELGNLKYLSDLKLADNKLNGSIPHSLCNLTNLVILYIYNNSLSGLIPSEIGNLKFLSKIALSYNKFSGLIPHSLGNLSNIAFLFLDSNSLFGLIPSELRNLKSLSILELGNNKLCGSIPHFLGNLTNLSVLFIYNNSLSGSIPCEIGNLKSLSYLNLAFNKLTSSIPISLSNLTNLSVLSFYKNSLSGAIPKEYRNLVKLTKLFLGDNQFQGPIPNLKNLTSLVRVHLDRNYLTSNISESFYIYPNLTFIDLSYNNLYGEISSDWGRCPKLGALDFSKNNITGNIPPKIGYSSQLEVLDLSSNHVVGDIPAELGKLSFLIKLILAQNQLSGQLSPKLGLLVQLEHLDLSSNNLSNAIPESLGNLVKLHYLNLSNNQFSWEIPIKLEELIHLSELDLSYNFLGRAIPSQICIMQSLEKLNLSHNSLSGVIPRCFEEMHALQCIDISYNELRGPIPNSMAFRDAPIKALQGNKGLCGDFKGLPSCKALKSNKQASRKIWIVVLFPLLGIVALLISLIGLFFKFQRRKNKSQTKQSSPRNTPGLRSMLTFEGKIVYEEIIRATNDFDDEHCIGKGGQGSVYKVELASGEIIAVKKFHSPLPGEMTFQQEFLNEVKALTEIRHRNIVKFYGFCSHAQHSFIVYEYLEMGSLAMILSNDAAAEDLEWTQRMSVIKGIADALSYLHNDCFPPIVHRDISSKNVLLDFKNEARVSDFGIAKFLKPDSSNWTELAGTYGYVAPELAYTMKVTEKCDVYSFGVLALEVIKGKHPGDFISLISSSSLNLNIALDEILDPRLPIPSHNVQEKLISFVEVAISCLDESPESRPTMQKVSQLLKI, via the exons ATGGTTTTACCAAACTTGAGAAacaatttagtaattttctctctggtttttttaatcctattttgtgttttaaattttccaCAGATTGTTTCTTCTTATTATATGGAAGAAGCCCACGCACTTCTCAGATGGAAAACTAGCCttcaaaatcataataatgGATCTCCCCTATCTTCATGGACCTTTAACAATGTCACCAAAATAGGCTCGTGTGCTTGGGTTGGAATTCATTGCAACCATGGTGGAAGAGTCAATAGTATTAACCTCACCAGTATAGGACTAAAAGGTACGCTTCATGATTTCTCATTCTCCTCATTTCCTCATCTTGCATATCTTGATCTTTGGAGCAATCAACTCTTTGGAAACATCCCGCCTCAAATTGGTAACATTTCAAAACTCAAGTATCTTGATTTATCATCCAATTTGTTTTCTGGTGCCATACCACCACAAATTGGCCACCTAAGTTATCTTAAGACCCTTCACTTGTTCAAGAATCAACTAAGTGGCTCAATTCCTCTTGAAGTAGGTGGATTAAGTTCTCTAAACAACCTTGCTTTGTACTCAAATTATTTGGAAGATATAATCCCGCATTCTCTAGGTAACTTGACCAACTTGGTCACCTTATGTCTTTATAACAATTTACTTTCTGGCTCAATTCCAAGTGAAATAGGAAACTTAAAGTATCTTTTGGATCTAAACTTATACAACAATGAACTCAATGGCTCAATCCCTCAATCTTTGGGCAATTTGAGCAACTTAGCTATGTTGAATCTTTCTAGCAATTCACTTTTTGGTTCAATTCCAAGTGAATTAGGAAACTTAAAGTATCTTTCCGATCTAAAATTGGCCGACAATAAACTCAATGGCTCGATCCCTCATTCTTTGTGTAACTTAACCAACTTAGTTATCTTGTATATTTATAACAATTCACTTTCTGGCTTAATTCCAAGCGAAATAGGAAATTTAAAGTTTCTTTCTAAAATAGCATTGAGCTACAATAAATTCAGTGGTTTAATCCCTCATTCTTTAGGCAATTTGAGCAATATAGCTTTCTTGTTTCTTGATAGCAATTCACTTTTTGGTTTAATTCCAAGTGAATTAAGAAACTTGAAGTCTCTTTCTATTCTAGAATTGGGCAACAATAAACTTTGTGGCTCAATCCCCCATTTTTTGGGTAACCTAACCAACTTAAgtgtcttatttatttataataattcacTTTCTGGCTCAATTCCTTGTGAAATAGGAAACTTGAAGTCTCTTTCCTATCTAAATTTGGCGTTTAATAAACTCACTAGTTCAATCCCTATTTCTTTGAGTAACTTGACCAATTTGTCTGTGTTGAGTTTCTATAAGAATTCACTTTCTGGTGCTATTCCTAAAGAATATCGGAACCTTGTGAAGTTGACTAAGCTATTTTTAGGTGATAACCAATTTCAAGGTCCAATTcccaatttgaaaaatttgacaaGCCTAGTAAGAGTACATCTCGATAGAAACTATCTAACTAGCAATATATCtgaatctttttatatttatccaAACTTAACTTTCATAGATCTTAGCTATAATAACCTTTATGGTGAAATCTCATCTGATTGGGGAAGATGCCCAAAGTTAGGCGCTTtagatttttctaaaaataatattactgGCAATATACCTCCTAAAATTGGATACTCATCTCAATTAGAAGTTCTTGATCTTTCATCAAATCATGTTGTTGGCGATATTCCAGCAGAACTTGGCAAGCTTAGTTTTTTGATCAAGCTCATTTTGGCTCAAAATCAGCTTTCTGGACAGCTATCTCCAAAACTCGGGTTACTTGTTCAACTGGAGCACCTTGACTTGTCTTCAAATAACTTAAGCAATGCAATCCCAGAGAGTCTTGGCAACTTAGTCAAATTGcattacttaaatttgagcAATAATCAGTTTAGTTGGGAAATTCCAATTAAATTGGAGGAGTTAATTCATCTTTCAGAGTTAGATTTGAGTTATAATTTTCTTGGAAGAGCAATACCATCTCAAATTTGCATTATGCAAAGTTTGGAGAAGCTGAACCTCTCTCATAATAGCCTCTCTGGTGTTATTCCAAgatgttttgaagaaatgCATGCTCTGCAATGCATTGACATATCCTACAATGAGTTACGAGGTCCAATTCCTAATAGCATGGCATTCAGAGATGCTCCAATAAAAGCGTTACAAGGGAACAAAGGATTATGCGGAGACTTCAAAGGACTTCCATCTTGCAAAGCATTAAAGTCAAACAAACAAGCTTCGAGAAAGATATGGATTGTTGTGTTGTTCCCTCTTTTAGGGATTGTtgctcttttaatttctttgattgGACTATTCTTTAAGTTTCAACGAAGGAAGAATAAATCACAAACAAAACAGAGTAGCCCTAGAAATACTCCGGGTTTGCGTTCAATGTTAACTTTTGAAGGAAAAATCGTGTATGAAGAAATTATTAGGGCAACAAATGACTTTGATGATGAGCACTGCATTGGAAAGGGTGGACAAGGAAGTGTTTACAAAGTTGAGCTAGCTTCTGGAGAAATCATTGCGGTCAAGAAATTTCATTCGCCACTCCCAGGTGAAATGACATTTCAGCAAGAATTCTTGAATGAAGTCAAGGCTTTGACTGAGATACGACATCGTAATATTGTGAAGTTTTATGGCTTTTGTTCACATGCCCAACACTCGTTTATAGTTTATGAATATCTTGAAATGGGTAGCTTGGCCATGATTTTAAGCAATGACGCAGCAGCAGAGGATTTAGAGTGGACACAGAGAATGAGTGTGATAAAAGGTATAGCTGATGCATTGTCATACTTGCACAATGATTGTTTCCCACCAATTGTTCATCGAGATATATCTAGTAAAAATGTGCTGTTAGATTTCAAGAATGAAGCCCGTGTTTCAGATTTTGGAATTGCCAAGTTTCTCAAGCCAGACTCATCCAATTGGACAGAACTTGCAGGCACTTATGGATATGTTGCACCAg agCTTGCATACACAATGAAAGTTACTGAAAAGTGCGACGTGTACAGCTTTGGAGTGTTGGCATTGGAAGTGATAAAGGGGAAGCATCCAGGagattttatttccttaatTTCCTCTTCATCTTTGAACTTGAACATAGCACTCGATGAAATATTAGACCCTCGGCTTCCAATTCCATCACACAATGTTCAAGAAAAATTGATATCATTCGTGGAAGTCGCCATTTCATGCTTAGATGAGAGTCCTGAATCTAGACCAACCATGCAGAAGGTGTCTCAATTGTTAAAGATCTAG
- the LOC102611098 gene encoding probable leucine-rich repeat receptor-like protein kinase At1g35710 isoform X3: protein MVLPNLRNNLVIFSLVFLILFCVLNFPQIVSSYYMEEAHALLRWKTSLQNHNNGSPLSSWTFNNVTKIGSCAWVGIHCNHGGRVNSINLTSIGLKGTLHDFSFSSFPHLAYLDLWSNQLFGNIPPQIGNISKLKYLDLSSNLFSGAIPPQIGHLSYLKTLHLFKNQLSGSIPLEVGGLSSLNNLALYSNYLEDIIPHSLGNLTNLVTLCLYNNLLSGSIPSEIGNLKYLLDLNLYNNELNGSIPQSLGNLSNLAMLNLSSNSLFGSIPSELGNLKYLSDLKLADNKLNGSIPHSLCNLTNLVILYIYNNSLSGLIPSEIGNLKFLSKIALSYNKFSGLIPHSLGNLSNIAFLFLDSNSLFGLIPSELRNLKSLSILELGNNKLCGSIPHFLGNLTNLSVLFIYNNSLSGSIPCEIGNLKSLSYLNLAFNKLTSSIPISLSNLTNLSVLSFYKNSLSGAIPKEYRNLVKLTKLFLGDNQFQGPIPNLKNLTSLVRVHLDRNYLTSNISESFYIYPNLTFIDLSYNNLYGEISSDWGRCPKLGALDFSKNNITGNIPPKIGYSSQLEVLDLSSNHVVGDIPAELGKLSFLIKLILAQNQLSGQLSPKLGLLVQLEHLDLSSNNLSNAIPESLGNLVKLHYLNLSNNQFSWEIPIKLEELIHLSELDLSYNFLGRAIPSQICIMQSLEKLNLSHNSLSGVIPRCFEEMHALQCIDISYNELRGPIPNSMAFRDAPIKALQGNKGLCGDFKGLPSCKALKSNKQASRKIWIVVLFPLLGIVALLISLIGLFFKFQRRKNKSQTKQSSPRNTPGLRSMLTFEGKIVYEEIIRATNDFDDEHCIGKGGQGSVYKVELASGEIIAVKKFHSPLPGEMTFQQEFLNEVKALTEIRHRNIVKFYGFCSHAQHSFIVYEYLEMGSLAMILSNDAAAEDLEWTQRMSVIKGIADALSYLHNDCFPPIVHRDISSKNVLLDFKNEARVSDFGIAKFLKPDSSNWTELAGTYGYVAPALECWHWK from the exons ATGGTTTTACCAAACTTGAGAAacaatttagtaattttctctctggtttttttaatcctattttgtgttttaaattttccaCAGATTGTTTCTTCTTATTATATGGAAGAAGCCCACGCACTTCTCAGATGGAAAACTAGCCttcaaaatcataataatgGATCTCCCCTATCTTCATGGACCTTTAACAATGTCACCAAAATAGGCTCGTGTGCTTGGGTTGGAATTCATTGCAACCATGGTGGAAGAGTCAATAGTATTAACCTCACCAGTATAGGACTAAAAGGTACGCTTCATGATTTCTCATTCTCCTCATTTCCTCATCTTGCATATCTTGATCTTTGGAGCAATCAACTCTTTGGAAACATCCCGCCTCAAATTGGTAACATTTCAAAACTCAAGTATCTTGATTTATCATCCAATTTGTTTTCTGGTGCCATACCACCACAAATTGGCCACCTAAGTTATCTTAAGACCCTTCACTTGTTCAAGAATCAACTAAGTGGCTCAATTCCTCTTGAAGTAGGTGGATTAAGTTCTCTAAACAACCTTGCTTTGTACTCAAATTATTTGGAAGATATAATCCCGCATTCTCTAGGTAACTTGACCAACTTGGTCACCTTATGTCTTTATAACAATTTACTTTCTGGCTCAATTCCAAGTGAAATAGGAAACTTAAAGTATCTTTTGGATCTAAACTTATACAACAATGAACTCAATGGCTCAATCCCTCAATCTTTGGGCAATTTGAGCAACTTAGCTATGTTGAATCTTTCTAGCAATTCACTTTTTGGTTCAATTCCAAGTGAATTAGGAAACTTAAAGTATCTTTCCGATCTAAAATTGGCCGACAATAAACTCAATGGCTCGATCCCTCATTCTTTGTGTAACTTAACCAACTTAGTTATCTTGTATATTTATAACAATTCACTTTCTGGCTTAATTCCAAGCGAAATAGGAAATTTAAAGTTTCTTTCTAAAATAGCATTGAGCTACAATAAATTCAGTGGTTTAATCCCTCATTCTTTAGGCAATTTGAGCAATATAGCTTTCTTGTTTCTTGATAGCAATTCACTTTTTGGTTTAATTCCAAGTGAATTAAGAAACTTGAAGTCTCTTTCTATTCTAGAATTGGGCAACAATAAACTTTGTGGCTCAATCCCCCATTTTTTGGGTAACCTAACCAACTTAAgtgtcttatttatttataataattcacTTTCTGGCTCAATTCCTTGTGAAATAGGAAACTTGAAGTCTCTTTCCTATCTAAATTTGGCGTTTAATAAACTCACTAGTTCAATCCCTATTTCTTTGAGTAACTTGACCAATTTGTCTGTGTTGAGTTTCTATAAGAATTCACTTTCTGGTGCTATTCCTAAAGAATATCGGAACCTTGTGAAGTTGACTAAGCTATTTTTAGGTGATAACCAATTTCAAGGTCCAATTcccaatttgaaaaatttgacaaGCCTAGTAAGAGTACATCTCGATAGAAACTATCTAACTAGCAATATATCtgaatctttttatatttatccaAACTTAACTTTCATAGATCTTAGCTATAATAACCTTTATGGTGAAATCTCATCTGATTGGGGAAGATGCCCAAAGTTAGGCGCTTtagatttttctaaaaataatattactgGCAATATACCTCCTAAAATTGGATACTCATCTCAATTAGAAGTTCTTGATCTTTCATCAAATCATGTTGTTGGCGATATTCCAGCAGAACTTGGCAAGCTTAGTTTTTTGATCAAGCTCATTTTGGCTCAAAATCAGCTTTCTGGACAGCTATCTCCAAAACTCGGGTTACTTGTTCAACTGGAGCACCTTGACTTGTCTTCAAATAACTTAAGCAATGCAATCCCAGAGAGTCTTGGCAACTTAGTCAAATTGcattacttaaatttgagcAATAATCAGTTTAGTTGGGAAATTCCAATTAAATTGGAGGAGTTAATTCATCTTTCAGAGTTAGATTTGAGTTATAATTTTCTTGGAAGAGCAATACCATCTCAAATTTGCATTATGCAAAGTTTGGAGAAGCTGAACCTCTCTCATAATAGCCTCTCTGGTGTTATTCCAAgatgttttgaagaaatgCATGCTCTGCAATGCATTGACATATCCTACAATGAGTTACGAGGTCCAATTCCTAATAGCATGGCATTCAGAGATGCTCCAATAAAAGCGTTACAAGGGAACAAAGGATTATGCGGAGACTTCAAAGGACTTCCATCTTGCAAAGCATTAAAGTCAAACAAACAAGCTTCGAGAAAGATATGGATTGTTGTGTTGTTCCCTCTTTTAGGGATTGTtgctcttttaatttctttgattgGACTATTCTTTAAGTTTCAACGAAGGAAGAATAAATCACAAACAAAACAGAGTAGCCCTAGAAATACTCCGGGTTTGCGTTCAATGTTAACTTTTGAAGGAAAAATCGTGTATGAAGAAATTATTAGGGCAACAAATGACTTTGATGATGAGCACTGCATTGGAAAGGGTGGACAAGGAAGTGTTTACAAAGTTGAGCTAGCTTCTGGAGAAATCATTGCGGTCAAGAAATTTCATTCGCCACTCCCAGGTGAAATGACATTTCAGCAAGAATTCTTGAATGAAGTCAAGGCTTTGACTGAGATACGACATCGTAATATTGTGAAGTTTTATGGCTTTTGTTCACATGCCCAACACTCGTTTATAGTTTATGAATATCTTGAAATGGGTAGCTTGGCCATGATTTTAAGCAATGACGCAGCAGCAGAGGATTTAGAGTGGACACAGAGAATGAGTGTGATAAAAGGTATAGCTGATGCATTGTCATACTTGCACAATGATTGTTTCCCACCAATTGTTCATCGAGATATATCTAGTAAAAATGTGCTGTTAGATTTCAAGAATGAAGCCCGTGTTTCAGATTTTGGAATTGCCAAGTTTCTCAAGCCAGACTCATCCAATTGGACAGAACTTGCAGGCACTTATGGATATGTTGCACCAg CTTTGGAGTGTTGGCATTGGAAGTGA
- the LOC102611098 gene encoding MDIS1-interacting receptor like kinase 2-like isoform X5: MQSLEKLNLSHNSLSGVIPRCFEEMHALQCIDISYNELRGPIPNSMAFRDAPIKALQGNKGLCGDFKGLPSCKALKSNKQASRKIWIVVLFPLLGIVALLISLIGLFFKFQRRKNKSQTKQSSPRNTPGLRSMLTFEGKIVYEEIIRATNDFDDEHCIGKGGQGSVYKVELASGEIIAVKKFHSPLPGEMTFQQEFLNEVKALTEIRHRNIVKFYGFCSHAQHSFIVYEYLEMGSLAMILSNDAAAEDLEWTQRMSVIKGIADALSYLHNDCFPPIVHRDISSKNVLLDFKNEARVSDFGIAKFLKPDSSNWTELAGTYGYVAPELAYTMKVTEKCDVYSFGVLALEVIKGKHPGDFISLISSSSLNLNIALDEILDPRLPIPSHNVQEKLISFVEVAISCLDESPESRPTMQKVSQLLKI; this comes from the exons ATGCAAAGTTTGGAGAAGCTGAACCTCTCTCATAATAGCCTCTCTGGTGTTATTCCAAgatgttttgaagaaatgCATGCTCTGCAATGCATTGACATATCCTACAATGAGTTACGAGGTCCAATTCCTAATAGCATGGCATTCAGAGATGCTCCAATAAAAGCGTTACAAGGGAACAAAGGATTATGCGGAGACTTCAAAGGACTTCCATCTTGCAAAGCATTAAAGTCAAACAAACAAGCTTCGAGAAAGATATGGATTGTTGTGTTGTTCCCTCTTTTAGGGATTGTtgctcttttaatttctttgattgGACTATTCTTTAAGTTTCAACGAAGGAAGAATAAATCACAAACAAAACAGAGTAGCCCTAGAAATACTCCGGGTTTGCGTTCAATGTTAACTTTTGAAGGAAAAATCGTGTATGAAGAAATTATTAGGGCAACAAATGACTTTGATGATGAGCACTGCATTGGAAAGGGTGGACAAGGAAGTGTTTACAAAGTTGAGCTAGCTTCTGGAGAAATCATTGCGGTCAAGAAATTTCATTCGCCACTCCCAGGTGAAATGACATTTCAGCAAGAATTCTTGAATGAAGTCAAGGCTTTGACTGAGATACGACATCGTAATATTGTGAAGTTTTATGGCTTTTGTTCACATGCCCAACACTCGTTTATAGTTTATGAATATCTTGAAATGGGTAGCTTGGCCATGATTTTAAGCAATGACGCAGCAGCAGAGGATTTAGAGTGGACACAGAGAATGAGTGTGATAAAAGGTATAGCTGATGCATTGTCATACTTGCACAATGATTGTTTCCCACCAATTGTTCATCGAGATATATCTAGTAAAAATGTGCTGTTAGATTTCAAGAATGAAGCCCGTGTTTCAGATTTTGGAATTGCCAAGTTTCTCAAGCCAGACTCATCCAATTGGACAGAACTTGCAGGCACTTATGGATATGTTGCACCAg agCTTGCATACACAATGAAAGTTACTGAAAAGTGCGACGTGTACAGCTTTGGAGTGTTGGCATTGGAAGTGATAAAGGGGAAGCATCCAGGagattttatttccttaatTTCCTCTTCATCTTTGAACTTGAACATAGCACTCGATGAAATATTAGACCCTCGGCTTCCAATTCCATCACACAATGTTCAAGAAAAATTGATATCATTCGTGGAAGTCGCCATTTCATGCTTAGATGAGAGTCCTGAATCTAGACCAACCATGCAGAAGGTGTCTCAATTGTTAAAGATCTAG
- the LOC102611098 gene encoding probable leucine-rich repeat receptor-like protein kinase At1g35710 isoform X2 yields the protein MVLPNLRNNLVIFSLVFLILFCVLNFPQIVSSYYMEEAHALLRWKTSLQNHNNGSPLSSWTFNNVTKIGSCAWVGIHCNHGGRVNSINLTSIGLKGTLHDFSFSSFPHLAYLDLWSNQLFGNIPPQIGNISKLKYLDLSSNLFSGAIPPQIGHLSYLKTLHLFKNQLSGSIPLEVGGLSSLNNLALYSNYLEDIIPHSLGNLTNLVTLCLYNNLLSGSIPSEIGNLKYLLDLNLYNNELNGSIPQSLGNLSNLAMLNLSSNSLFGSIPSELGNLKYLSDLKLADNKLNGSIPHSLCNLTNLVILYIYNNSLSGLIPSEIGNLKFLSKIALSYNKFSGLIPHSLGNLSNIAFLFLDSNSLFGLIPSELRNLKSLSILELGNNKLCGSIPHFLGNLTNLSVLFIYNNSLSGSIPCEIGNLKSLSYLNLAFNKLTSSIPISLSNLTNLSVLSFYKNSLSGAIPKEYRNLVKLTKLFLGDNQFQGPIPNLKNLTSLVRVHLDRNYLTSNISESFYIYPNLTFIDLSYNNLYGEISSDWGRCPKLGALDFSKNNITGNIPPKIGYSSQLEVLDLSSNHVVGDIPAELGKLSFLIKLILAQNQLSGQLSPKLGLLVQLEHLDLSSNNLSNAIPESLGNLVKLHYLNLSNNQFSWEIPIKLEELIHLSELDLSYNFLGRAIPSQICIMQSLEKLNLSHNSLSGVIPRCFEEMHALQCIDISYNELRGPIPNSMAFRDAPIKALQGNKGLCGDFKGLPSCKALKSNKQASRKIWIVVLFPLLGIVALLISLIGLFFKFQRRKNKSQTKQSSPRNTPGLRSMLTFEGKIVYEEIIRATNDFDDEHCIGKGGQGSVYKVELASGEIIAVKKFHSPLPGEMTFQQEFLNEVKALTEIRHRNIVKFYGFCSHAQHSFIVYEYLEMGSLAMILSNDAAAEDLEWTQRMSVIKDFGIAKFLKPDSSNWTELAGTYGYVAPELAYTMKVTEKCDVYSFGVLALEVIKGKHPGDFISLISSSSLNLNIALDEILDPRLPIPSHNVQEKLISFVEVAISCLDESPESRPTMQKVSQLLKI from the exons ATGGTTTTACCAAACTTGAGAAacaatttagtaattttctctctggtttttttaatcctattttgtgttttaaattttccaCAGATTGTTTCTTCTTATTATATGGAAGAAGCCCACGCACTTCTCAGATGGAAAACTAGCCttcaaaatcataataatgGATCTCCCCTATCTTCATGGACCTTTAACAATGTCACCAAAATAGGCTCGTGTGCTTGGGTTGGAATTCATTGCAACCATGGTGGAAGAGTCAATAGTATTAACCTCACCAGTATAGGACTAAAAGGTACGCTTCATGATTTCTCATTCTCCTCATTTCCTCATCTTGCATATCTTGATCTTTGGAGCAATCAACTCTTTGGAAACATCCCGCCTCAAATTGGTAACATTTCAAAACTCAAGTATCTTGATTTATCATCCAATTTGTTTTCTGGTGCCATACCACCACAAATTGGCCACCTAAGTTATCTTAAGACCCTTCACTTGTTCAAGAATCAACTAAGTGGCTCAATTCCTCTTGAAGTAGGTGGATTAAGTTCTCTAAACAACCTTGCTTTGTACTCAAATTATTTGGAAGATATAATCCCGCATTCTCTAGGTAACTTGACCAACTTGGTCACCTTATGTCTTTATAACAATTTACTTTCTGGCTCAATTCCAAGTGAAATAGGAAACTTAAAGTATCTTTTGGATCTAAACTTATACAACAATGAACTCAATGGCTCAATCCCTCAATCTTTGGGCAATTTGAGCAACTTAGCTATGTTGAATCTTTCTAGCAATTCACTTTTTGGTTCAATTCCAAGTGAATTAGGAAACTTAAAGTATCTTTCCGATCTAAAATTGGCCGACAATAAACTCAATGGCTCGATCCCTCATTCTTTGTGTAACTTAACCAACTTAGTTATCTTGTATATTTATAACAATTCACTTTCTGGCTTAATTCCAAGCGAAATAGGAAATTTAAAGTTTCTTTCTAAAATAGCATTGAGCTACAATAAATTCAGTGGTTTAATCCCTCATTCTTTAGGCAATTTGAGCAATATAGCTTTCTTGTTTCTTGATAGCAATTCACTTTTTGGTTTAATTCCAAGTGAATTAAGAAACTTGAAGTCTCTTTCTATTCTAGAATTGGGCAACAATAAACTTTGTGGCTCAATCCCCCATTTTTTGGGTAACCTAACCAACTTAAgtgtcttatttatttataataattcacTTTCTGGCTCAATTCCTTGTGAAATAGGAAACTTGAAGTCTCTTTCCTATCTAAATTTGGCGTTTAATAAACTCACTAGTTCAATCCCTATTTCTTTGAGTAACTTGACCAATTTGTCTGTGTTGAGTTTCTATAAGAATTCACTTTCTGGTGCTATTCCTAAAGAATATCGGAACCTTGTGAAGTTGACTAAGCTATTTTTAGGTGATAACCAATTTCAAGGTCCAATTcccaatttgaaaaatttgacaaGCCTAGTAAGAGTACATCTCGATAGAAACTATCTAACTAGCAATATATCtgaatctttttatatttatccaAACTTAACTTTCATAGATCTTAGCTATAATAACCTTTATGGTGAAATCTCATCTGATTGGGGAAGATGCCCAAAGTTAGGCGCTTtagatttttctaaaaataatattactgGCAATATACCTCCTAAAATTGGATACTCATCTCAATTAGAAGTTCTTGATCTTTCATCAAATCATGTTGTTGGCGATATTCCAGCAGAACTTGGCAAGCTTAGTTTTTTGATCAAGCTCATTTTGGCTCAAAATCAGCTTTCTGGACAGCTATCTCCAAAACTCGGGTTACTTGTTCAACTGGAGCACCTTGACTTGTCTTCAAATAACTTAAGCAATGCAATCCCAGAGAGTCTTGGCAACTTAGTCAAATTGcattacttaaatttgagcAATAATCAGTTTAGTTGGGAAATTCCAATTAAATTGGAGGAGTTAATTCATCTTTCAGAGTTAGATTTGAGTTATAATTTTCTTGGAAGAGCAATACCATCTCAAATTTGCATTATGCAAAGTTTGGAGAAGCTGAACCTCTCTCATAATAGCCTCTCTGGTGTTATTCCAAgatgttttgaagaaatgCATGCTCTGCAATGCATTGACATATCCTACAATGAGTTACGAGGTCCAATTCCTAATAGCATGGCATTCAGAGATGCTCCAATAAAAGCGTTACAAGGGAACAAAGGATTATGCGGAGACTTCAAAGGACTTCCATCTTGCAAAGCATTAAAGTCAAACAAACAAGCTTCGAGAAAGATATGGATTGTTGTGTTGTTCCCTCTTTTAGGGATTGTtgctcttttaatttctttgattgGACTATTCTTTAAGTTTCAACGAAGGAAGAATAAATCACAAACAAAACAGAGTAGCCCTAGAAATACTCCGGGTTTGCGTTCAATGTTAACTTTTGAAGGAAAAATCGTGTATGAAGAAATTATTAGGGCAACAAATGACTTTGATGATGAGCACTGCATTGGAAAGGGTGGACAAGGAAGTGTTTACAAAGTTGAGCTAGCTTCTGGAGAAATCATTGCGGTCAAGAAATTTCATTCGCCACTCCCAGGTGAAATGACATTTCAGCAAGAATTCTTGAATGAAGTCAAGGCTTTGACTGAGATACGACATCGTAATATTGTGAAGTTTTATGGCTTTTGTTCACATGCCCAACACTCGTTTATAGTTTATGAATATCTTGAAATGGGTAGCTTGGCCATGATTTTAAGCAATGACGCAGCAGCAGAGGATTTAGAGTGGACACAGAGAATGAGTGTGATAAAAG ATTTTGGAATTGCCAAGTTTCTCAAGCCAGACTCATCCAATTGGACAGAACTTGCAGGCACTTATGGATATGTTGCACCAg agCTTGCATACACAATGAAAGTTACTGAAAAGTGCGACGTGTACAGCTTTGGAGTGTTGGCATTGGAAGTGATAAAGGGGAAGCATCCAGGagattttatttccttaatTTCCTCTTCATCTTTGAACTTGAACATAGCACTCGATGAAATATTAGACCCTCGGCTTCCAATTCCATCACACAATGTTCAAGAAAAATTGATATCATTCGTGGAAGTCGCCATTTCATGCTTAGATGAGAGTCCTGAATCTAGACCAACCATGCAGAAGGTGTCTCAATTGTTAAAGATCTAG